The Micromonospora siamensis genome contains the following window.
GCCGCGGCACCGCCAGCCCGTGACCGAGCAGCAGGTGGTGCGCGGCGGCGATCCCGTCGCCCAGGTTCCGCCGACCCGGGGCGTGCACGCCTTCGACGTACCCGAGCATCGCCGAGCACCACGGCTCGTTCAGCGTGGTCCAGGTGTCCACCCGGTCGCCGAGGGCGTCGACGACCAGCTCGGCGTAGTCGGCGAACCGGTACGCGGTGTCCCGGGCCGGCCAGCCGCCGGCGTCCTCCAGCTCCTGCGGCAGGTCCCAGTGGTAGAGCGTGACCCACGGGTCGATCCCGCGGCCCAGCAGCTCGTCGACGAGCCGGTCGTAGAAGGCCAGCCCGGCCGGGTTGGCCGGCCCGCGCCCGCCCGGCTGCACCCGCGGCCAGGCCACCGAGAACCGGTAGGTGTCCAGTCCCAGGTCGGCGACGAGCCCGACGTCGTCCGGCATCCGGTGGTAGTGGTCGCACGCCACGTCGCCGGTGTCGCCGCCCGCCACCGCGCCCGGCACCCGGCAGAAGGTGTCCCAGATCGACGGGGTCCGGCCGTCCTCGGCCACCGCGCCCTCGATCTGGTACGACGAGGTCGCCACCCCCCACCGGAAGCCGGGCGGCAGGGTGTCGATCGGGTCGGCCTGCCCGACGCCGGGGCTCGTGCGGTCGCTGTCCATGCGGGTTCTCCTCGCGGTCACGGGTGGTCGGTCGGGGTCGGTCGTCCGGGCGCCGCCGCGCCGGCCGGGTGCAGCCAGCACGCCACGGCGCGACGCGGATCGTCGTCGGCCGGCGGCCCCAGCGGTGGCAGTTCGCCGACGCAGGGCGCGAAGGCCCGCGGGCAGCGGGGATGGAACGCGCAGCCGGTCGGCATGGCGCGCAGGTCAGGCGGCGATCCCGGGATGCCGGTCAGCTCCCGGCGCGGCCCGTGCAGCGCCGGGAAGGAGTGCAGCAACCCGTCGGTGTACGGGTGCAGCGCCCGCCCGTACAGCTGCGCCGCGGGCGCCTCCTCGACGATCCTGCCGCCGTACATGATGGCGATCCGGTCGGAGAACTCCACCAGCAGCGACAGGTCGTGGGTGATGAACAGCACCGCGAAGCCCAGCTTCCGCCGCAGCTCGGCGAGCTGCCCGAGGATCTGCCGCTGCATCACCACGTCCAGCGCGGTGGTCGGTTCGTCCATGATGACCACCTGCGGCTCCAGTGCCAGCGCCATGGCGATCATCACCCGCTGCCGCATGCCGCCGGAGAGTTGGTGCGGGTAGCTGTCCAGCCGGTCGGCGGAGATGCCGACCAGCCGCAGCAGGTCCCGGGCCCGGGCCCGCCGGCCGGCGCGGGTGCTGTCCGGCTCGTGCGCCCGGATCACGTCGTGCAGCTGGGTGGAGACCTTGTGCACCGGGTTGAGCGAGTTCATCGCGCCCTGGAACACGATGGACGTCTCCGCCCAGCGGTACGCGCGCAGCTGCGCCGGGGTCAGCGTCAGCACGTCGACCGGGGGGCCGTCGACCCGGTGGTGCAGCACCTGCCCGCCGCTGACCACGCCGGGCGGGGGGAGCAGCCGGGTCAGCCCGTACGCCAGGGTGGACTTGCCGCTGCCGCTCTCCCCGGCCAGCCCGAGCACCTCACCCCGGTGCAGGGTCAGGTCGACGTCGCGGACCGCCCGTACCGCCTGGTCGCCGAGTCCGTAGTCGACGCGCAGGCCGCGGATCTCCAGCACCGGGTCGCTCATCGGGTCTCGTCCTCTCCGGTCGCGCCGTCGCGCGGCGCCGGCACGGCCGGTGTCGGCGCCAGGACGGGGGTGAAGCCGACCCGCATCCGGACGGTGCGCCCGTCGGCGGTGCGGATCCGGGACCGTCCGCTGGTGCGCAGCCGGGGGCTGACGAACTCGTCGATGCCGA
Protein-coding sequences here:
- a CDS encoding ABC transporter ATP-binding protein codes for the protein MSDPVLEIRGLRVDYGLGDQAVRAVRDVDLTLHRGEVLGLAGESGSGKSTLAYGLTRLLPPPGVVSGGQVLHHRVDGPPVDVLTLTPAQLRAYRWAETSIVFQGAMNSLNPVHKVSTQLHDVIRAHEPDSTRAGRRARARDLLRLVGISADRLDSYPHQLSGGMRQRVMIAMALALEPQVVIMDEPTTALDVVMQRQILGQLAELRRKLGFAVLFITHDLSLLVEFSDRIAIMYGGRIVEEAPAAQLYGRALHPYTDGLLHSFPALHGPRRELTGIPGSPPDLRAMPTGCAFHPRCPRAFAPCVGELPPLGPPADDDPRRAVACWLHPAGAAAPGRPTPTDHP